A stretch of DNA from Anaerobacillus isosaccharinicus:
TTGGACCAATTTTACAAAGACAGGTTAATAGTCTAGTTAATAATTTTCCCTATTTAATTAATGAAATTCGGGCATTGTTCATTCAGTTACAAGAAAATGAATGGTTTAATCGTTTCCAAGCAACAGAAACATTATCTTTAAATAAAATTTCAGAAAATATGACTCAATACATAAATCAAGCCTTTAATGTTATTAGTACGAATATTTCTGGGTTGATTGGGTTTGTTGCAAACGTAGTAATTATTTTTATCATTATTCCGTTTATTCTTTTTTACATGTTAAAAGAAGGAGAAAAAGCCCCTAATCAAGTTCTCAAGTTGTTACCTGAAAAGCAGCGAATTGAAGGAAGAAAAATACTAAGTGATATGGATGTTAAACTTAGTTCATATATTCAGGGTCAAATACTTGTAAGCTTATGTGTAGGGATACTCATGTATGCTGGATTTTTAATCGTAGGAATTGAATACTCGTTAATTCTAGCTCTAATTGCGATGTTTACGAATGTAATTCCTTTTGTGGGTCCATGGATTGGGACGGTGCCAGCACTTATTGTAGCTATAATTCATTCACCATTAATGGTGGCTAAAGTATTAATCGTCATTGTTGTTGTTCAACAATTTGAAAGTAATTTTATTTCTCCTCAAATTATGGGGAAGAAGCTTGCTGTTCATCCCCTTACTATTATATTATTATTAATTGTTGCAGGTAGATTTGCTGGAATTGTAGGAATGCTACTCGCTGTGCCAACCTATGCTGTTTGCAAAGTGTTCATCAGTCATACGTATCGATTATTAAAACTTAGAAATAAGATTGAGTAACAAAAACAGGGAGTGCCTAGAAATAGGTACTCCCTTTATAGGCTTTATCAAGTTGGGATAGTTGACTCAACTTAACTTTAGTTAACTAGATGTAATGTCTAGTCAGGTATTTTGAAATTCATTTACGTGAATATTAATAGGAGAGTATACAAGAAGGGGTGTAAAGTTATGAATATTGCTATTTTGACTTCAGGTGGAGATAGTCAAGGCATGAACAGTGCAATTCGCGCAATAACTAGAACAGCAATTGTAAGAGGACATAAAGTGTTCGGTGTTAAAAAGGGATACCAAGGGTTAATGGAAGGTTTGTTTACACCTTTAGATCTTCGAGATGTAGGAGACATTCTTCATCGGGGTGGAACATTTCTACAATCAGCGAGATCACAAGAGTTTAGAGAGCCTAGCGGTCAGGAAAAAGCCATTGCTAAATTAAAAGAAGCAAATATTGAACATTTAGTTGTCATTGGTGGAGATGGAAGCTATCACGGCGCATTGGCATTATTTGGAAGAGGTGTAAAGACTTATTGTCTTCCAGGGACCATTGACAATGATATAGCTTATACAGATTATACAATTGGATTTGATACAACCGTAAACCTTGTTGTCAGTTTGATCAATAATGTCCGTGATACTTCAACTAGTCACGAAAGAACGAGTATCATTGAAGTTATGGGAAGAGGTTCAGGTAATATTGCGTTACATGCTGGCGTAGCTAGTGGCGCTGACGTTATCATAGTTCCAGAAGTGGAATGGAATTTAGAAGATGTATGTAATGAAATAAGTGAAGGCTTCAATAGAGGAAAAAAACATGGGATTGTTGTCGTTGCTGAAGGTGCGGCAAGTGGAGAAGCAGTAGCAGAAGAAATTGAAAAGAGAACTGGACTTGAGGCTAGAAGCACTAAATTAGGTTATGTTCAACGTGGTGGAAGTCCTTCTTCCTTTGACCGGATTTTTACGAGCAGAATGGGCGATAAGGTAATAGAATGTATGGAAAATGGGATCTCTGGGGTAGCAATAGGTATAGAAGGAAAAGAAATCACCTATCATCCGATTCATGAAGTATTAAGTAAAAAGGCTGATTTTGACTTTAAGCTTTATGAAATTGCAAAAAACCTTTCTAGGTAGCAAAGTCAGATTTATTGAATTTATACTTTTTATTATGTAAAGTTAATTAAGTGAGATGGTTGAAGTAGTTGTTGAGAGTGAGGTGCGCTTATGGCGTTTATGCGTGATGGGATAAAACAGATCGAAGTAAATGAACTTAAAGAAATTTTAAAAGCGAAACCAAAAGATGTTGTTGTCATAGATGTTAGGGAAAGGGAGGAGTATGATGATTTTCATATTCCAGGAATCCCATTGATTCCAATGCAAACAATTCCAAATATACTTGATGATTTAAAACCAGATAAAGAGTATATTTTTGTTTGCCGTAGTGGGAATCGGAGTCATAATGTTGCTCGTTTTCTAAAAGAAAATGGGATAGACGATGCGCATAATTTTTCTGGTGGAATGCTCACTTGGGATGATGAAGTTCGAACAGGGTTAGAAAATGTGATTACAGATATCTCGAAGCTATATGAATAAGAAAAATGGGGCGTAACTTTAATTAAGTTAGCCCCGTTTTTTTAAAGGTGATTTGTTTTCTTTGAGTACTGTCTTTCGCCACGGTCTTCTGCGTTTTTCTCCCTTTGTACGTTTTTCATGTGACGTTTGGCATTGTTATCTTGTTTCTTTTTATCGTCATCTTTAGTATGAGGCATAATAATATCTCCTTTCGTACGTTCTCCTAATATTATTTCCTTGATGAAATGTTGTATGTATGTTATTGAACTTAATAATTCGATATTATCACCATTAGGATACTCTAAGTTGCTGAGTGCTGAGTAAAATACGCCCGCAACTACTTAGAGTTTGATGTGGCTCATTTTTTGGTAATTATGAAATTCACTCATGAAGAAAATCAATATGAAGTAAAAATTGGGTCTAATAATATTGAAAAGTTCTAGATAAATGTTCTTACTCCTCAATTTTGGGGAATAGTAACAAATAATGAAAGGGGAAATAGATCTTGGAAACATTAAAAAATATGATAATATATATATTTGGCTGTTTATTATTGGCCATATCATTAAACTTTTTTCTCATACCAGCAAATGTATTCGCCAGTGGTTTTACGGGTATTGCTCAGATTTTAGCTACCTTAACGCCTATTTCTACAGGGATTTCTTTATTTATTTTGAACATACCAGTTGCTATACTAGGTTGGTTAAAAATAGGGAAGAGATTTACTGTTTTTAGTTTTATTAATGTAGCGATTTCTACTTTTTTTCTCGAAATCATTCCTATTGTTCAAATTTCTGAGGACATTTTATTAAATTCAGTTTTCGGTGGAGTAATTATGGCTATTGGAGCAGGGCTTATTCTGAAGTATGGTTCTTCCACTGGTGGTGTAGATATTATTGCTTTAGTATTAGCAAGATATAGCGAACGGCCACTTGGTACATATTTCTTCTTAATAAATAGTGTAATCGTTTTAACAGCAGGATTTATTTTTGATTGGGAAAAGGCTTTGTATACACTCGTAACTTTATATGTTGGCTCAAGAATTATCGATGCTATTCATACTCGTCATGTGAAATTAACTGCAATGATTGTGACAACGAAACCTGATGAATTGCAAGAGGCTATTCATGAACAGCTGACAAGGGGGATTACAAGACTTCCCGCAAAGGGTGGCTATTCAAAACAAGACAAAGAGATGCTGATGATTGTTATTACGAGATATGAACTCTATAATTTAAAACAGATCATTGCAAAAGTTGATGACAAGGCATTTACAAATATCATTGAGACAGCTGGAATATACGGCTTGTTTCGGAAAGACAGTTAATAGTCAAGAGTTGTAGTTATGTGACCTTTTTCGATGGGCTTTTAACCATAAAAAATCGATCCTGACGAGGTGAGAGAGTTTTGTTAAAGCTAGTCTCAATAATATGTGCGTTAATTATTTTCATTACTGGTTGTGGAACGAACATTGAAAGCATAGATTATTTTTATGGTGATGATACAACGACAAATTTTAGAGCTACTTTTAGCGTTAGGGAAGTGGGGGATGATATGCAATTTGAACTTTCATTAACGAATGAAGGAAACGAAAAAGCACTCATACAATTTCCATCGGGTCAACAGTTTGAGATTATCGTTAAAGATGAAGAGAATCAGGTTGTCTACCGCTTTAGTGAAGGAAGAATGTTTACGATGGCAATTGTAATGAAAGAAATTGAGCCTGGGGAAACATTAGTATGGGTTGATGAGTGGAAAGAAGCAAAGCAAGGAATGTATACCGTTATAGGTGAACTTCAAATTATGTCAATTAACAATGAAACTGTTGATCGTAACCAATTTCGAATAGATAAAAAGGTCAGTTATGAAAAATAGGTGGGAGCAATTCCCACCTATTTTTCATCTTCTAAATCCTTATTCACCCGAGTGCTTATAGCTTCTAAAAATGAAATCCATTCCTTACTTAAATTCGTTTTTTCTAAAGTAGGAGTTTTCATCTTTGGAAGCTCTTTTTCCATTTGCCAATAATGATTAAAAGGTTCAGGTAATTGTTCTTCAGCCATAAGGGTACCCCTTCCATCTTTAGCTAAGACAAACTTGAAATTCTTAATTTTAAGAATTGTTCTAGCTCATTAGTCGTAAGTTCGGAAAGTTTATTTTCATTTGCATTTAGAATTTGATCGGAAAGAGCCTGTTTTTTTTCAAGCATTTGGTGGATTTTTTCCTCTAATGTTCCTTTTGTTAAAAGTTTATGGACTGTAACATCTTCTGTTTGACCAATACGATAGGCTCTGTCAGTCGCTTGGTTTTCAACCGCAGGATTCCACCAACGATCGTAATGAATTACATGAGTAGCTGCAGTTAAATTTAACCCAACGCCACCAGCTTTTAAAGAAAGAATAAAAAATGGAGCATCTTCATTCATGAATTTCCAAATGAGTTCTTCCCGTTTTTGACGTTGTAAGCTACCATGTAAAAATGGCATTTCACTGTTGAAAATTTCTTCTAAACCGTTTTGAATAATTGATCCCATTTCTTTATATTGAGTAAAAATGAGCGCTTTTTCTTTGTTAGAAGCAATGGTTTCACATAACAGCATGAGTTCTTCCCACTTTTCTGAACGGTTTTGAAGCATGCCACCGTCTTTTAAATAGTGAACAGGGTGGTTACAGATTTGCTTTAACTTCGTTAAGCTACTTAAAATTAACGCTCTTCGTTGCATTTCTGAAACAGAATCTACTTTATCAAAAAGGTCGTTAATAACTGCTTGATAAAGACTCGCTTGTTCAACAGTTAAGCCAACGCGATGGATGATTTCTTTTTTATTAGGTAGTTGTAGGTGAATATGCTTATCCTGCTTAGTACGTCGAAGTAAAAATGGCGATATCATAGATCGCAATTCATTAAGTTTCTCATTATTTTGCTCAGCACCTTCAATTTCTTTAATAAAAACTTTAGAGAATTGTTGGTAAGAGCCAAGAAAATGGTCATTTAACATATCAATGATTGACCATAGTTCTTTCAATCTGTTTTCAATAGGAGTACCAGTTAAGGCAATTCGATGAGTAGCAACGATCTCTTTAATACTTCTTCTTTGTTTTGTTTCGATGTTTTTGACGTGTTGTGCCTCATCCAAAATCAGTCCTTCCCACGCCCTAGAAGTCCAAATTTTTTCGTCACGTACTGCTAATGCGTAGGAAGTGATGACGATATCAACATTTGCTAATGACAACTCTAGTTCTTCCTCAATAGACCTCTGCTGACCGTGGTGGACATACACTTTTAAAGTTGGTGCAAAAAGACTTAATTCGTGCTCCCAATTTCCTATTAGTGAAGTGGGACAAATTAGTAAAAAAGGTTGCTTTAGTTTATTACGAGTAGCTTCTTTAACAGCCAATAAATATGATATCGTTTGAATCGTTTTCCCCAAACCCATGTCATCGGCAAGGCAAGCTCCAAAACCTATTTTTCGCATATTTAACAACCATGAGAAGCCATCGTGTTGATATGGTCTTAATGATCCATTAAGTTCATTTGGAACAGTTGCTTTTTCCCAGGAATGAATCGAAAGCTCATTTAGTAATTTGCTAATTTTTTTGTTCCAAAGGGCTTTAAAGCGTATATTCTGCTCTTCGCCTTCTTGATGTTCGAGCTGGAATGCTTCCATGTATGTAAGCTTTTTCTTATCTTTATATGCTTTTATTTTTGATTGTATTTTCTCTGCGGTTGTTACATCCCAGAAAACCCATTTCCCTCTTAGTTTTACAATTGGACGTTTGTGATTGACGAGCTCATGAAACTCTTGTTCAGTCACGGTTATGCCACCAACTGAAATAGAATAATCAAAATCCGCAATTGCTTGCCAGTTTAACAAAGGTTCTGCAGCACCTCTAGTTTCTGTTAGCTCTTTTTGCTTCAAGGTTACAGAAAAATCATCTTCTTTTTTATGCCACCAACTTGGAACTAAAATGGTCATTCCTAACTCTTGAAATGCTAGATCATTTCTTGTTAATAATTCGTAGGCTTCGTCAATAGTTACATCAATTGCTGGATTTGTTAGAGAAAACTTTTGAAATTCCTTAACTTTGTTTTGTCCCTTAAGTAATGCTTCTTTAAAAAAGGTGATGGGATTTTCTCTCCAAGGGTGGTTTCCGATTAAAAGGTCAGCGACATCTATCATCAACGTGTGGTCAGTTCGATCTTGAATAAATAACGTTAGTTGCCAATTGTCTGCCCCTTTTTCTTCCTCAACCCTAAGGCCTAGTTTGAAAGGAGCTACTTCGATAGCCCCGATATTTTCTAAAAACTGTTGGTGCGCATTTGATGATTGAAATGGTTGATCATCTTTGGCTAGATTACCTAACAGCTTCTTGACAGCTGGTGCCTGGCTTTCTTGTAGCTGTTTAAAAGCTTCTATTACATTTTCGTCGAACTTTAAGATATTTGTGACATAGCCATTCACTAACTCATCTATAAATTCTTTTATTGATGTTTTTTCAACTTTTTTATCTATAAAAGAGTGATTAGTAGGAAGTAATGACACTAGTGATGTTGGGGCACTTTCTTCCCAACCTAGAACAGGGAAATTTGGGATTTCCCAGCCGCCTTGTTGATTAGGAATTAGTTGTCCTGAGCGAATTTCATTTAAAATCGCAACTAACAGCTGCTGAATATATAAAAAGTCATCGGCAAGTGTCCATTCGGTTGTGTTCATTAAGTTGATGAGCGTATTGATATAGATATGAATATCGCTAAGAGCAATTTCAAGTCCTTTAATTGGAAAAAGGTGTTTTTCGTAGCTAGCAGGAATGTGATAGACGGGCACATTTCCAGCTAAACTATAAAATAAGCGATTATTTAAAGGAACTTGAATATGACATTCTTGCGTATCTAAAAACGTGCCATAAAAGGACGCTTCATGAGAACGAAATAACGCTAACTTTAACTCAAAAGGAGAATAAAGAAATGGATATTTGAAAGGCTCGATATCAACATATTTTTTATGCTTTTTTTGCTCTCCCCAAATAAACAAGCTATAACCGTTTTTTCCTTTTAAGATCCCACCGTGAACGATAATTGGGTTTGGATTGTAACTATTTATCAATTCTTTTCAGCTCCTGAATAAAGGCACGATAAGTTTTAAATCTTTGTTTTAAACCGAGTACATATGTATTGAATGTTTGTTCTTTATTTAGTTTCACGTAAATGGTCTTCAACTGTCTAATGTACTGGGCGGCCTCTTCATAATGAACTCTCGATTTTTTTTGAACTAATCTTTCAACGAGTTGATGATAAAAAGGAAGGAGTAGTTCTGGTTTCTTACTCATAACAGTTTTAAACAACTTTTGAATTTCAGGTGTGATGATATTCGCTTCCTTTTTGTTCGTGAGCAGCGATGTAAAAGCTAGTTCAAAGAGACTTTCTTCTCTAGCGATTTGATAAAAGATCGCTTCTGTTTGAGGCCGATATAAATCAGCTTGTAATTTTGGAATGATATATTCGAGTATCTGTTCTTTTTCTTTTTCATCACATTTAGTAATTCTATTTTTATAAGTTAAAAATGAAGGCTGATTAAGCCAGTTTTTCCAAACAATCGTTAGTTTCTCCTCATTTGTACCAGTTTCAACTAACATATCTTCATATAGTTTTCCAAGCACTGAGCCTTGTTTTGGCTTTTCAGCCGGAAAAAACAATTCAAACCAATGCTTCATCATCACAAAATCATTTTTCTGTTCCATAAGGAGGAAATGGTCAATTAAATCACTATGGTGTAGCTTTGCTTTAAGGTCTTTTAACAATGCGATCGAACGGGCGCCATCATTCGCTTGTAAAAATAAAAGGCTAGTAAGTTTTGTTAGAAATAAGTTCTTATCTTTATATTCTTTTAAAAGCTTATTTGCGTGGTTTAGTAAGAGCGCTTCTCTTTCTTCACAGAGAAGCCAAGTTGCTATCAGTTTTTCATATGGAGAACCAGCATCTTTTTGATTTAGCTGCTTAAAAAGAAACTCAGTATACCACTTACTAAAGAAGGTATCGTTGATTACCTCGTTTTTCATTGTTGGATATCCATAGTGAAATAATTCATTAAAAAAGGCTAAAAAACGATTTTGCCTAAAACTGTATGTCTCATACTCATTTGCCTTTTTATATAATTCATCCATCATAACTGTCATTGCAAGTATTTGGAGTTGGTTAACTTCCACCACTTCTTTTTGCTGAAGTTCATCGAAAAATTGTTTAATTACTAAGCTAGATTGATCATTACTGAAATGGCCACTCTTTGAGAGCAGATGATAAACCTCATTAACATAAGCCTCTAAGTCGCTTGCTAATCTCTCCATGACATATTCCGGTTTATTAAATGGGTACTCAGAAGTACCTACTAATGATAATGCTGGTGAATCATCTAGCAATTTTTTAAACTCTAAAAGAACTGCAACAAGGTGTTTGCACTTACTTTCATAGGGGCAGTTACAATGACTTAAAGTCAAATTTTCTAAATTAACCTCAACTTCATAAGATGTTGTCCCTGTTACTATCGCTGAGATTTTGTCGTTAGCTAGTTCTAGTTTTGTAACGTTGTCGTTGTAAAAATAATGAAGACCACGTTCGATGATGCGACTTTGAAAATAGTGCTCTAAAAAATAGTCGATATTAATCCGTAATTGCTTCTTATTCATAAGTCACCACTTACTAACAAGTATTTTCTTATTTTCATCTCTCTATTGTAATACGAATTGATGCTGTAAAACAAATGGACAAATCATTATCGTTTTGTTTTTATGTAAAAGAGTGAATTTCATAAGTACCAAAAACGCATACCAAACTACATGTAGTTACGATCGTACTTACGTAACTACATATAGTATCTTAATGGCGGGCAATAATACGGAATTATGAAATTCATCAAAATAAAAAGGAATAGATACTCAAAACAGCAATTGCACTAATGACGATTAAAATTATATTAGAAGTTAGTAAGGCAACGAGTAAAGCGGCTATTCCACCAATAATCCCAAACCAAATGTCTTCTTGAATAAATAAAATTCCTGGGAAAATGAGGGCGCCTAATGCTGCATAAGGAACATTTTGTAATATAGCTTTTACTTTTGGTGGCATTTCTTTACCGTTCATTGTGACAAGCGGCAACACTCTTGGAATATAAGTGACAATTGCCATTCCTAATATGATCATTAACATCGTGTTCGACATGATCATCCACACTCCTTATCATCAGTTCTTTGTACTTCCTCAAGATACGTATTTTTTTTGCTATAAATGAATTCAATGAGTACTGCAGAAGCTAAAGTAGCAATAATAATTGACCAACCACTGGGAATGACCATTGATAGGAATGAATTGAGAACTCCAGCAAATAAGGCTAGGTATACAATTTTTCGATGTTTTTTCAATGAAGGAACTAATAGAGCTATAAACAAAGCATATAAGGCAATGGACATGCTTTTTTGTAGCATTTCAGGTAAGGAGGTACCAATGATATAACCAATTCCTGAATTTACTACCCAGCTTGAATAAGCAATTAAAGCTACACCGAGAATGTAAGAACTCGTTAATCTTCCTTCTTTTGTGGAAGTAACAGCAAATACCTCGTCCGTCATCCCAAAGGCATACAATCCTTTAATGATTGGATGATCTTTTTCTGCTTTTTCGTTAATGGCAGTACTCATTAATAAGTGGCGTATATTAATAATGAATGTAGTAAAAATAATTTCAATGGCGCCAGTACCAATAGCAAGCAAACTTAATGACATATATTGGGCTGCACCGGCATATACAAAGGCACTCATCCCAATCGTTTCAATTAATGTTAAACCAGTTGTTTCTGCAATAAAGCCAAAAGTTAATGCAACAGGTAAATATCCAAGTGCTATACTTATTCCGGCGATAACCCCTTTTTGAAACTCTGATTTTTGTTTAGTTAGGGCAAACATAGCTCCGTCTCCTTCTCAAAAGCATAATAGCACTATTTTACTCCTGTCAGTATGTATCTGTAAATGAAATAAGTAAAACTAAAAGTTGTCGTAAAAGAAGCATCTTAGCTTTACTTTCAATAATTCTACATTCTACATTCTACATTTTACATTAAAAAAGAGGTGATTTATTTGAAAATGATTGATGACGTATACGAGATGTATAAAGGTCACTTTACTGGTGATGAAGAGGATATTTTAATTATTATTTATGGGGTTTTAGATGGGGTTAACAATGATGATTTGGTCAAGTTATTTAAAGACTTAAAGCCCGAGGAAAAATTTGAGATGACGGTTTTATATTTGTATGAAAAGCTTCGACAAAAGATGGCTCAAGAAGGTGTAGGTTACATCGGTAATGAAGATGACCAAATAGTCCATTGATAAGAAGAGCAGGGTGCACTCGATGCATAACAAAAAGAGGAGACTGGCTTTTGCCAATCTCCTCTTTTTGTTATGCCATTTGTGAAAATTGATCAGCCAAATCTTGTTTTTCTGCATCAGATAACATTTGTTCAGCCATTGGGAAGAGGATGTTTTCTTCTTTCATGAAATGGTCTGTTAATGTTAAATAGACGATTTTTAAATGACGGTAAACGTCTAGCGCTTCAGCTCTAGATAATGTTTTATTGTCTTCTTTAATGGCAGTAGCCTTTTCCATAAATTCCTTTAAGTTTAACTTCGCAGTATTATGTTCGTACTCCATAACTGCAATAGGTCCACCTTCTCGACCAAGGTACTTCACCATCATTTCAAATAAAACATCTTCTTCACGATTAGAATGTGGCTCAAGTTCAGCAATGAAAGCGGATATTTTTTCATGGAGTTGGTTAATTGTATCATTCCAATCCTCAATTTCCTCGCTTGTTTCAAAAGCTTGTACCATTTGATTAAATTCAGCCATCTTTGCTAAAAGGGATGGATGTTCATCAATTAATTGTTTTAATGGAGCACAATAGTTTATAGATTTTGGATCGCCAAAGCCAGCAGAACAAGGTGAGTTTTGATTCATTACGTTTTCCTCCTTGGATAACAAGAATTATTTTATAATCTTAGTGTAGCTAAGTTTCTACTTTCGTGGGGTGATAAACGTCACAAATGAAAAGAAAAATGTGCATGTATTTTTTCGCCTAGGGAATCTTAATAGTGAGGTGATAAAAATGAATGAAAATGAAAACTTACAAGAAATTTTGCAAACATCGTTAGACCATGAAGAAGAAATGATGCGCACCTATTTAATTGCTGCAGAACGGATTCATGAAAGTGAAGAGCTAAAGCTTCGCTTAAGGGAATTTGCTGAAGGAAATGCAAAACGTTCAAGACAATTAATTGATGAATTAAAAAGATTAATCCATTAATGTTCACTCTCTTTACTTAACGCATGAATTGCCTTCGTCCCAACTCCTACAAACGTTTCAATGATCGTTTGCCCACCAGCAATAGCAAAGATGAAAATTGCCGGAATGAAGATCATTGGATAGAGTATGTAGCCAAGACCGAAAATAATAGCACTCCAAACACCAGCACACCAATAGCAATTCAATAAATAACCGAGCTTTGAGTCTGGTAATTTTTTTGTTTTTTCACGCCCATTTTCGGTAATTGTTGTCGTTTTTAAAAATGGTTTTCGGATAAATTCAGTTATTTTGTCAAAGACAATTAAATGAGTAAAACGATAACTTGCTAAGATAATCATAATAAACATCATCGGGCTCAAATTTTCCAAAATAAATGCCTCCTAAACGAGTTTCTTTAGATGGTATGTGCTAAAATAGCCAATTTAATACAGTGAACTTAAGGGGGGAGTAATTCTCTCCTTATATTTGTTTTTTTAAGACAATTCCTTAGGTGTTTTTCTATTTTTATTATTAAACAAAGAATATAAAAGTTAGAAGATGGTTCTGATAAGTCGGCAATTCTTGGAAAAGTAAGAAATGTAGTTTCACAAGTATTACTTACTAATGCTATAAATAAATAGAAGAGCCTTGCTTATAAATTAAAAAAGTTAGCTGGTAAAATTACCTAGCTAACTTTTTTCTATTTTTATAGTATAATTAGAAATGGTTATTTCAATTTTTATCTTGAGATTTATTCAGATCCTTGAATAAGTCTCTTTTTTTTAGTTCATACTTGGTAATTCAGGTTTCGCAAAGAGTGGTACTTCCCCGCCTAAAGCCTTTAAGAATGCTACTAGATCAGCTTGTTCTTCAGCACTTAAGTTTAATGGGTTGATTAATCCACTTTTATTCGGATGAAGATCTCCACCACGATTATAATACTCAACAACTTCCTCAACAGTTGCGATAGATCCGTCACTCATAAATGGAGCGGTATGTGTTAATCCGTATAATCCAGGTGTACGAATAGCCCCTAGGTCAGCGTCGTTACCTGTTACAGCTTTACGACCTTCACTATCTCTTACAATACCAATGTTATGGAATTGGTTATCTGATAAATTTTCACCTTGGTGACAAGTAATACAAGAAGCTTTACCTGCAAATAAATCTAAACCACGAATTTCTTGCTCATTTAAAGCGTCTAGCTCACCTTGTAGGAAACGATCATATGGAGTATCTCTAACAACTACTAAGCGTTCAAAAGCAGCAATTGCTTTTCCGATTCTTTCAGCAGTAATCTCTGGGTCCCCAAATGCAGCTTCGAATAATTCTGGATAGCCCTCAATACCAGTTAATTTTACAAGCAACTCATCTAAAGGTTGGTTCATTTCACCAGGATCTTGAATAGGTCCTAATGCTTGTTCTTCTAATGATGCAGCACGTCCATCCCAGAAGTTTGATGTGTAATAACCAGAGTTGATTACTGTTGGTGAGTTTCTTGGACCATCTGAACCATCGAACTTCTCAAATGTTGCTCGTGCATCACCATATCCCAACTCAGGTACGTGGCAAGTCATACAACTTCTCTCGTTATTCCCAGATAAACGTGGGTCAAAATATAAAATTTGCCCTAACTCAATAACTTTATCAATCATTGGGTTATCCTCTGGTACTGGAATATCTCCTAGTGGAACTAGTAAGTTATTGCTTAACAATCTTTCAATAACAACTTCAAGCTGCCCAACTTCGGCTGTTGGTTCTTCCTTTGAGGCTTCTTCTGTTGGTGCTTCTGGGTCCTTAGCTGGCTCAGATGCTGTTGTGTTATCGCTTGAACAAGCGATTAGCCCGATACTTACTAAGAAAACTAAAAGTAAACTAAGTAAAGATTTTTTCATAATTTTGAGTTCC
This window harbors:
- a CDS encoding DUF1360 domain-containing protein codes for the protein MENLSPMMFIMIILASYRFTHLIVFDKITEFIRKPFLKTTTITENGREKTKKLPDSKLGYLLNCYWCAGVWSAIIFGLGYILYPMIFIPAIFIFAIAGGQTIIETFVGVGTKAIHALSKESEH
- a CDS encoding cytochrome-c peroxidase, with product MKKSLLSLLLVFLVSIGLIACSSDNTTASEPAKDPEAPTEEASKEEPTAEVGQLEVVIERLLSNNLLVPLGDIPVPEDNPMIDKVIELGQILYFDPRLSGNNERSCMTCHVPELGYGDARATFEKFDGSDGPRNSPTVINSGYYTSNFWDGRAASLEEQALGPIQDPGEMNQPLDELLVKLTGIEGYPELFEAAFGDPEITAERIGKAIAAFERLVVVRDTPYDRFLQGELDALNEQEIRGLDLFAGKASCITCHQGENLSDNQFHNIGIVRDSEGRKAVTGNDADLGAIRTPGLYGLTHTAPFMSDGSIATVEEVVEYYNRGGDLHPNKSGLINPLNLSAEEQADLVAFLKALGGEVPLFAKPELPSMN